One part of the Panulirus ornatus isolate Po-2019 chromosome 73, ASM3632096v1, whole genome shotgun sequence genome encodes these proteins:
- the LOC139748342 gene encoding cyclin-dependent kinase 2-like isoform X4, translated as MSLQNYEKIEKIGEGTYGVVYKAQDRITKRIVALKKIRLENEADGVPSTALREISLLKELDHENIVRLLDVVYGDHKLYMVFEYLNQDLKKLFDECRGGLPTDLVRSYMQQLLRGIAFCHTHRILHRDLKPQNLLIDAKGAIKIADFGLARAFCLPVRAYTHEVVTLWYRAPEILLGAKNYFTAVDMWSLGAIFAEMLTRKALFPGDSEIDQLFRIFRTLGTPGEEDWPGVTQLPDYKSTFPRWEVDANYSIGQLIPQLDHYGRQLLLSMLTYFPTQRITARRALMHPYFNDAYLVPPPGVQ; from the exons ATGTCGCTGCAGAATTATGAGAAGATCGAAAAAATCGGCGAAGGAACTTATGGCGTTGTTTACAAGGCCCAGGACCGGATCACCAAGAGGATCGTGGCGCTCAAGAAGATCAGGCTGGAGAA TGAGGCGGATGGAGTGCCAAGTACAGCCTTACGGGAAATATCCCTTCTAAAGGAGCTAGATCATGAAAATATTGTACGTCTTCTTGATGTGGTTTATGGTGATCACAAACTCTACATGGTctttgaatatcttaatcag GACCTAAAGAAACTTTTTGATGAGTGTCGTGGAGGGCTTCCGACAGACCTAGTGCGGAGCTACATGCAACAGCTCCTGAGGGGTATTGCTTTCTGCCACACACACCGTATTCTTCACCGTGATCTCAAACCACAGAATCTTCTCATTGATgccaaag GTGCAATCAAGATTGCAGACTTCGGGTTGGCCCGTGCATTTTGCTTGCCAGTTCGAGCTTATACGCATGAAGTGGTAACCCTATGGTACAGGGCTCCAGAAATTCTTCTTGGAGCCAAGAACTATTTTACTGCCGTAGACATGTGGAGTCTTGGGGCAATCTTTGCTGAAATG CTGACTCGGAAAGCTCTGTTCCCTGGTGACTCTGAGATTGACCAACTGTTCCGTATATTCCGGACTTTGGGAACGCCAGGAGAAGAGGATTGGCCAGGTGTGACTCAGCTACCAGACTATAAAAGTACATTTCCCCGCTGGGAAGTAGATGCTAATTATTCTATAGGGCAGTTGATCCCTCAACTGGACCATTATGGACGGCAACTGCTCTTG AGTATGCTTACATATTTCCCAACGCAGAGGATAACAGCAAGACGGGCATTGATGCATCCGTACTTTAATGATGCTTACCTTGTTCCACCTCCAGGAGTACAATAG
- the LOC139748342 gene encoding cyclin-dependent kinase 2-like isoform X3, producing the protein MSLQNYEKIEKIGEGTYGVVYKAQDRITKRIVALKKIRLENEADGVPSTALREISLLKELDHENIVRLLDVVYGDHKLYMVFEYLNQDLKKLFDECRGGLPTDLVRSYMQQLLRGIAFCHTHRILHRDLKPQNLLIDAKGAIKIADFGLARAFCLPVRAYTHEVVTLWYRAPEILLGAKNYFTAVDMWSLGAIFAEMGLLIAKDPQQLTRKALFPGDSEIDQLFRIFRTLGTPGEEDWPGVTQLPDYKSTFPRWEVDANYSIGQLIPQLDHYGRQLLLSMLTYFPTQRITARRALMHPYFNDAYLVPPPGVQ; encoded by the exons ATGTCGCTGCAGAATTATGAGAAGATCGAAAAAATCGGCGAAGGAACTTATGGCGTTGTTTACAAGGCCCAGGACCGGATCACCAAGAGGATCGTGGCGCTCAAGAAGATCAGGCTGGAGAA TGAGGCGGATGGAGTGCCAAGTACAGCCTTACGGGAAATATCCCTTCTAAAGGAGCTAGATCATGAAAATATTGTACGTCTTCTTGATGTGGTTTATGGTGATCACAAACTCTACATGGTctttgaatatcttaatcag GACCTAAAGAAACTTTTTGATGAGTGTCGTGGAGGGCTTCCGACAGACCTAGTGCGGAGCTACATGCAACAGCTCCTGAGGGGTATTGCTTTCTGCCACACACACCGTATTCTTCACCGTGATCTCAAACCACAGAATCTTCTCATTGATgccaaag GTGCAATCAAGATTGCAGACTTCGGGTTGGCCCGTGCATTTTGCTTGCCAGTTCGAGCTTATACGCATGAAGTGGTAACCCTATGGTACAGGGCTCCAGAAATTCTTCTTGGAGCCAAGAACTATTTTACTGCCGTAGACATGTGGAGTCTTGGGGCAATCTTTGCTGAAATG GGTCTACTAATAGCAAAGGACCCTCAACAGCTGACTCGGAAAGCTCTGTTCCCTGGTGACTCTGAGATTGACCAACTGTTCCGTATATTCCGGACTTTGGGAACGCCAGGAGAAGAGGATTGGCCAGGTGTGACTCAGCTACCAGACTATAAAAGTACATTTCCCCGCTGGGAAGTAGATGCTAATTATTCTATAGGGCAGTTGATCCCTCAACTGGACCATTATGGACGGCAACTGCTCTTG AGTATGCTTACATATTTCCCAACGCAGAGGATAACAGCAAGACGGGCATTGATGCATCCGTACTTTAATGATGCTTACCTTGTTCCACCTCCAGGAGTACAATAG
- the LOC139748342 gene encoding cyclin-dependent kinase 2-like isoform X2, which yields MRRSKKSAKELMALFTRPRTGSPRGSWRSRRSGWRILCILLQVLHAKDVTFLWGNSEADGVPSTALREISLLKELDHENIVRLLDVVYGDHKLYMVFEYLNQDLKKLFDECRGGLPTDLVRSYMQQLLRGIAFCHTHRILHRDLKPQNLLIDAKGAIKIADFGLARAFCLPVRAYTHEVVTLWYRAPEILLGAKNYFTAVDMWSLGAIFAEMLTRKALFPGDSEIDQLFRIFRTLGTPGEEDWPGVTQLPDYKSTFPRWEVDANYSIGQLIPQLDHYGRQLLLSMLTYFPTQRITARRALMHPYFNDAYLVPPPGVQ from the exons ATGAGAAGATCGAAAAAATCGGCGAAGGAACTTATGGCGTTGTTTACAAGGCCCAGGACCGGATCACCAAGAGGATCGTGGCGCTCAAGAAGATCAGGCTGGAGAA TTCTTTGCATTTTGCTTCAGGTGCTTCATGCTAAGGATGTGACTTTCCTCTGGGGAAACAG TGAGGCGGATGGAGTGCCAAGTACAGCCTTACGGGAAATATCCCTTCTAAAGGAGCTAGATCATGAAAATATTGTACGTCTTCTTGATGTGGTTTATGGTGATCACAAACTCTACATGGTctttgaatatcttaatcag GACCTAAAGAAACTTTTTGATGAGTGTCGTGGAGGGCTTCCGACAGACCTAGTGCGGAGCTACATGCAACAGCTCCTGAGGGGTATTGCTTTCTGCCACACACACCGTATTCTTCACCGTGATCTCAAACCACAGAATCTTCTCATTGATgccaaag GTGCAATCAAGATTGCAGACTTCGGGTTGGCCCGTGCATTTTGCTTGCCAGTTCGAGCTTATACGCATGAAGTGGTAACCCTATGGTACAGGGCTCCAGAAATTCTTCTTGGAGCCAAGAACTATTTTACTGCCGTAGACATGTGGAGTCTTGGGGCAATCTTTGCTGAAATG CTGACTCGGAAAGCTCTGTTCCCTGGTGACTCTGAGATTGACCAACTGTTCCGTATATTCCGGACTTTGGGAACGCCAGGAGAAGAGGATTGGCCAGGTGTGACTCAGCTACCAGACTATAAAAGTACATTTCCCCGCTGGGAAGTAGATGCTAATTATTCTATAGGGCAGTTGATCCCTCAACTGGACCATTATGGACGGCAACTGCTCTTG AGTATGCTTACATATTTCCCAACGCAGAGGATAACAGCAAGACGGGCATTGATGCATCCGTACTTTAATGATGCTTACCTTGTTCCACCTCCAGGAGTACAATAG
- the LOC139748342 gene encoding cyclin-dependent kinase 2-like isoform X1 — MRRSKKSAKELMALFTRPRTGSPRGSWRSRRSGWRILCILLQVLHAKDVTFLWGNSEADGVPSTALREISLLKELDHENIVRLLDVVYGDHKLYMVFEYLNQDLKKLFDECRGGLPTDLVRSYMQQLLRGIAFCHTHRILHRDLKPQNLLIDAKGAIKIADFGLARAFCLPVRAYTHEVVTLWYRAPEILLGAKNYFTAVDMWSLGAIFAEMGLLIAKDPQQLTRKALFPGDSEIDQLFRIFRTLGTPGEEDWPGVTQLPDYKSTFPRWEVDANYSIGQLIPQLDHYGRQLLLSMLTYFPTQRITARRALMHPYFNDAYLVPPPGVQ, encoded by the exons ATGAGAAGATCGAAAAAATCGGCGAAGGAACTTATGGCGTTGTTTACAAGGCCCAGGACCGGATCACCAAGAGGATCGTGGCGCTCAAGAAGATCAGGCTGGAGAA TTCTTTGCATTTTGCTTCAGGTGCTTCATGCTAAGGATGTGACTTTCCTCTGGGGAAACAG TGAGGCGGATGGAGTGCCAAGTACAGCCTTACGGGAAATATCCCTTCTAAAGGAGCTAGATCATGAAAATATTGTACGTCTTCTTGATGTGGTTTATGGTGATCACAAACTCTACATGGTctttgaatatcttaatcag GACCTAAAGAAACTTTTTGATGAGTGTCGTGGAGGGCTTCCGACAGACCTAGTGCGGAGCTACATGCAACAGCTCCTGAGGGGTATTGCTTTCTGCCACACACACCGTATTCTTCACCGTGATCTCAAACCACAGAATCTTCTCATTGATgccaaag GTGCAATCAAGATTGCAGACTTCGGGTTGGCCCGTGCATTTTGCTTGCCAGTTCGAGCTTATACGCATGAAGTGGTAACCCTATGGTACAGGGCTCCAGAAATTCTTCTTGGAGCCAAGAACTATTTTACTGCCGTAGACATGTGGAGTCTTGGGGCAATCTTTGCTGAAATG GGTCTACTAATAGCAAAGGACCCTCAACAGCTGACTCGGAAAGCTCTGTTCCCTGGTGACTCTGAGATTGACCAACTGTTCCGTATATTCCGGACTTTGGGAACGCCAGGAGAAGAGGATTGGCCAGGTGTGACTCAGCTACCAGACTATAAAAGTACATTTCCCCGCTGGGAAGTAGATGCTAATTATTCTATAGGGCAGTTGATCCCTCAACTGGACCATTATGGACGGCAACTGCTCTTG AGTATGCTTACATATTTCCCAACGCAGAGGATAACAGCAAGACGGGCATTGATGCATCCGTACTTTAATGATGCTTACCTTGTTCCACCTCCAGGAGTACAATAG
- the LOC139748342 gene encoding cyclin-dependent kinase 2-like isoform X5 encodes MRRSKKSAKELMALFTRPRTGSPRGSWRSRRSGWRILCILLQVLHAKDVTFLWGNSEADGVPSTALREISLLKELDHENIVRLLDVVYGDHKLYMVFEYLNQDLKKLFDECRGGLPTDLVRSYMQQLLRGIAFCHTHRILHRDLKPQNLLIDAKGAIKIADFGLARAFCLPVRAYTHEVVTLWYRAPEILLGAKNYFTAVDMWSLGAIFAEMGLLIAKDPQQLTRKALFPGDSEIDQLFRIFRTLGTPGEEDWPGVTQLPDYKSTFPRWEVDANYSIGQLIPQLDHYGRQLLLA; translated from the exons ATGAGAAGATCGAAAAAATCGGCGAAGGAACTTATGGCGTTGTTTACAAGGCCCAGGACCGGATCACCAAGAGGATCGTGGCGCTCAAGAAGATCAGGCTGGAGAA TTCTTTGCATTTTGCTTCAGGTGCTTCATGCTAAGGATGTGACTTTCCTCTGGGGAAACAG TGAGGCGGATGGAGTGCCAAGTACAGCCTTACGGGAAATATCCCTTCTAAAGGAGCTAGATCATGAAAATATTGTACGTCTTCTTGATGTGGTTTATGGTGATCACAAACTCTACATGGTctttgaatatcttaatcag GACCTAAAGAAACTTTTTGATGAGTGTCGTGGAGGGCTTCCGACAGACCTAGTGCGGAGCTACATGCAACAGCTCCTGAGGGGTATTGCTTTCTGCCACACACACCGTATTCTTCACCGTGATCTCAAACCACAGAATCTTCTCATTGATgccaaag GTGCAATCAAGATTGCAGACTTCGGGTTGGCCCGTGCATTTTGCTTGCCAGTTCGAGCTTATACGCATGAAGTGGTAACCCTATGGTACAGGGCTCCAGAAATTCTTCTTGGAGCCAAGAACTATTTTACTGCCGTAGACATGTGGAGTCTTGGGGCAATCTTTGCTGAAATG GGTCTACTAATAGCAAAGGACCCTCAACAGCTGACTCGGAAAGCTCTGTTCCCTGGTGACTCTGAGATTGACCAACTGTTCCGTATATTCCGGACTTTGGGAACGCCAGGAGAAGAGGATTGGCCAGGTGTGACTCAGCTACCAGACTATAAAAGTACATTTCCCCGCTGGGAAGTAGATGCTAATTATTCTATAGGGCAGTTGATCCCTCAACTGGACCATTATGGACGGCAACTGCTCTTG GCTTAG
- the LOC139748340 gene encoding xylulose kinase-like: MSDAELPSNMVSHEPKNYLGFDFSTQQVKAIVVSDQLELLQEAAVQFDNDLPEYRTHGGVHVRGDGVTVTAPTIMWVKALDMLMDKLRVAGADFSTIAAISGTGQQHGSVYWRNGATKTLAELQPDRFLHEQLAMAFSITDSPLWMDSSTTSQCQGLEEKVGSPQKLADITGSRAYKRFTGPQIAKIYQNRKEAYNNTERISLVSSFACSLFLGCYASIDFADGSGMNLLDINTKTWSQPCLDACAPGLADKLGTPVPASEKLGPISSYFVDRYSFNPDCVVIAFTGDNPASLAGMCLERGDVAVSLGTSDTLFLWLDTPRPQLEGNVLVNPVDSSAYMALLCFKNGSLTRERIRNESADGSWDIFNQLLDMTPRGNFGNIGIYYDMREITPDLEGVYRYNKSDESVSRFTSREVEVRALIEGQFVAKRAYAEKLGFNTGSGTRVLATGGASSNKSLLQVLADVFNTPVYTMEIANSACLGCAYRAKHGLQGGQYQDVIKRQDFKLACKPNSDADKVYTPLVERFYHIESSLLVAKK; the protein is encoded by the exons ATGTCAGATGCAGAGCTACCTTCCAACATGGTCTCCCACGAGCCAAAGAACTACTTGGGGTTTGATTTTAGTACCCAGCAA GTCAAAGCTATTGTTGTCAGTGACCAGCTAGAATTACTGCAGGAAGCAGCAGTCCAGTTTGATAATGATTTACCAGAGTACAG GACCCATGGTGGAGTAcatgttcgtggtgatggtgtaacAGTGACGGCTCCAACAATCATGTGGGTGAAGGCCCTTGACATGCTAATGGACAAGCTAAGGGTTGCAGGAGCTGACTTCTCTACAATTGCAGCCATATCTGGCACTGGACAG CAACATGGTAGTGTGTACTGGCGGAATGGTGCTACTAAAACCTTGGCAGAATTACAGCCTGACCGCTTTCTACATGAACAGTTAGCAATGGCCTTTAGCATTACAGACTCTCCTTTATGGATGGATTCTTCAACTACAAGTCAGTGCCAAGGTTTGGAAGAAAAAGTTGGAAGTCCACAG AAACTTGCTGACATCACTGGTTCTCGGGCATACAAGAGGTTTACGGGGCCCCAGATTGCCAAGATTTACCAGAATCGAAAAGAAGCTTACAATAATACTGAG AGGATTTCTCTTGTAAGCAGTTTTGCCTGTTCCTTGTTCCTGGGTTGCTATGCTTCAATTGACTTTGCTGATGGCTCAGGCATGAATTTGCTTGACATAAACACCAAAACATGGTCACAGCCATGTCTTGAT GCATGTGCACCTGGACTTGCAGATAAATTGGGAACACCTGTTCCTGCATCAGAGAAACTAGGGCCAATATCATCATATTTTGTGGACCGTTACAGCTTCAATCCAGACTGTGTTGTGATAGCATTCACAGGAGACAATCCTGCCTCTCTAGCAG GTATGTGCCTTGAGCGTGGAGATGTGGCAGTCAGCCTAGGAACCAGTGACACACTCTTCCTTTGGTTAGATACACCTAGACCTCAATTAGAGGGAAATGTGTTGGTCAACCCAGTGGATAGCAGTGCATATATGGCTCTTCTCTG CTTCAAAAATGGATCTCTTACACGTGAGAGGATTCGTAATGAAAGTGCTGATGGTTCGTGGGACATCTTCAACCAGTTATTGGATATGACTCCTCGAGGCAACTTTGGAAACATTG GTATATACTATGATATGCGTGAAATCACCCCAGACCTTGAGGGTGTTTACCGCTACAATAAATCTGACGAGTCAGTATCACGTTTCACCAGTCGAGAAGTAGAGGTTCGAGCACTTATAGAAGGACAGTTCGTTGCAAAACGTGCTTATGCAGAGAAATTAGGCTTTAATACAG GTAGTGGGACACGAGTGTTAGCAACAGGAGGAGCTTCCAGCAACAAAAGTCTTTTGCAGGTTTTGGCTGATGTGTTTAACACGCCTGTTTATACTATG GAGATTGCCAACTCAGCATGCTTAGGATGTGCTTATAGAGCCAAACATGGACTTCAGGGTGGCCAGTACCAAGATGTTATAAAGAGGCAAGACTTTAAACTGGCCTGCAAACCAAATTCAGATGCTGATAAG GTTTATACTCCATTGGTAGAGCGTTTCTACCACATAGAATCCTCCCTGCTGGTTGCTAAGAAGTAG
- the LOC139748341 gene encoding uncharacterized protein, protein MSTTGKMSRTTGASTSKQNGGATLYQCDVCGKDFPFKVVLDMHKKDHTFKNVCKCHICGVSYPKKSQLDMHYRKHTGERPFKCDECDSSFMNSSNLQRHKRKHVCKRRYNSDEWDAAYTLSDNLSAEKRAKNTAEEENPENPYTCTECGEAFPKMNTLMVHKRKHSGERPYSCEECGAVFAVRASLDYHKLKHSGGESSYWQNVCDICGEAFTSKDGLMQHQRKHTGARPFNYDRYFAAFSSPGDGASLESSLQVSGQQIGTQQAPGQPVSGQAQLPTLQQHQVHPDQQQHHHQMHLPNQHHYPQHIHHQQQQPEQQQEEQESSSLTLQLHELQPSPQLHQMTSQGGSHIQIPSALGGHHTSQGYAAQVGQEHQVVPGPLGPQAQPVQQTNGTMGNMQNVNIKEEPHE, encoded by the coding sequence ATGTCTACCACAGGCAAAATGTCACGTACAACAGGAGCCTCCACGAGCAAGCAAAATGGTGGGGCAACTCTGTACCAATGTGATGTTTGTGGCAAGGACTTTCCCTTCAAAGTTGTGCTTGATATGCACAAAAAAGATCATACATTCAAAAATGTTTGTAAGTGTCATATTTGTGGTGTTTCCTATCCTAAAAAAAGTCAGCTGGATATGCACTATAGAAAACACACTGGTGAAAGGCCTTTCAAATGTGATGAGTGTGACTCATCCTTCATGAACAGCAGCAATTTGCAGAGACATAAACGTAAACATGTCTGCAAGCGACGCTATAATAGTGATGAATGGGATGCAGCTTACACCCTTAGTGATAATCTGAGTGCTGAGAAACGTGCTAAAAATACTGCAGAAGAAGAAAACCCTGAAAATCCTTATACCTGTACAGAATGTGGTGAAGCTTTTCCCAAGATGAACACCCTAATGGTTCACAAGAGGAAGCACTCTGGTGAGCGGCCATACTCATGTGAGGAATGTGGAGCTGTGTTTGCAGTGCGTGCTAGCTTGGATTACCACAAGCTGAAACATTCTGGTGGAGAATCCTCGTACTGGCAAAATGTATGTGACATTTGTGGTGAAGCATTTACGTCCAAAGATGGTCTTATGCAACACCAGAGAAAGCATACTGGTGCTAGACCATTCAACTATGATAGATACTTTGCAGCATTCTCCAGTCCTGGTGATGGTGCCTCATTAGAGAGCAGCCTGCAGGTATCTGGGCAGCAGATTGGAACACAGCAGGCACCAGGGCAGCCAGTATCTGGTCAGGCGCAGCTCCCAACACTACAGCAGCACCAGGTTCACCCAGAtcagcaacaacaccaccatcaaatgCATCTTCCAAACCAACATCATTATCCACAGCATatacatcatcagcaacaacagccAGAACAGCAACAAGAAGAGCAAGAATCATCTTCACTCACATTACAGCTGCATGAGCTGCAACCATCTCCCCAGTTACATCAGATGACAAGCCAAGGAGGTTCACATATTCAAATTCCTTCAGCTTTAGGTGGTCACCATACATCTCAAGGGTATGCAGCTCAGGTTGGGCAGGAGCACCAAGTTGTCCCTGGACCTTTGGGGCCCCAGGCACAACCAGTGCAACAAACTAATGGAACAATGGGAAACATGCAGAATGTTAATATCAAAGAAGAACCACATGAATGA